The Fusobacterium necrophorum subsp. necrophorum genome has a window encoding:
- a CDS encoding hemolysin III family protein, giving the protein MTLDRIEEHWNAWTHYIGTLAAIAALVLLIIRAVHFSNVSYLGSVIVFGIALILLYSISGTYHILKPGKAKKIFHVLDHIGIYFLIAASYTPYIFIVLTGPKKWIIFGIQWGITLLGIFFKILFTGRFQLLSTLLYLAMGWTVVFVFRDIYTSLSPLSFGFLLASGIAYSLGTIPFLLDKIRFTHAIWHLFVLAGSTLGFFSVFFLI; this is encoded by the coding sequence ATGACTTTAGATAGAATAGAAGAGCATTGGAATGCTTGGACTCATTATATAGGAACTCTTGCCGCCATAGCAGCTTTAGTCCTTTTAATTATCAGAGCGGTACATTTTTCTAATGTTAGTTATCTTGGAAGTGTTATTGTCTTTGGAATAGCCCTTATCCTTTTATATAGTATTTCCGGTACTTATCATATTTTAAAACCCGGAAAAGCAAAAAAGATTTTCCATGTTTTAGATCACATTGGAATTTATTTTTTAATTGCAGCCTCTTACACTCCCTATATTTTTATAGTATTAACAGGTCCTAAAAAATGGATTATCTTTGGAATACAATGGGGAATCACTTTATTGGGAATTTTTTTTAAAATTCTTTTTACAGGACGATTTCAACTGCTTTCCACCTTGCTGTATTTGGCTATGGGTTGGACTGTTGTCTTTGTATTTCGTGATATTTATACCAGTCTTTCTCCTTTGTCTTTCGGATTCTTATTGGCAAGCGGGATTGCTTATTCCTTGGGAACGATTCCTTTCCTATTGGATAAAATTCGTTTTACCCACGCTATTTGGCATCTCTTTGTTTTAGCCGGCAGCACTCTCGGATTTTTTTCCGTTTTTTTCTTAATATAG